Part of the Mauremys reevesii isolate NIE-2019 linkage group 4, ASM1616193v1, whole genome shotgun sequence genome is shown below.
CCAGGCGCTGGTAGGACCTCAGGCGAGCCATGAAGGGGGgtcaggtgcagctcccaaagttcAGGATCAGGGGTCTCTTGCCTCGGGCGTAGTCCAGGATCCTGAGCCGCTTCTGCCCGTCCAGCTGGATGACTTCGGGGTTGGGGGCGGAGGAGCCCACGTGGGCTGACTTGAAGAAGTCCAGCTTCTGCCCGTGCCACACGGCTTTCAGGGACTCCAGGGTGAACATGCGGTTGGAGTCGGATACACAGACCGGGGGATCGTCCGGTGGCGGCTCCTGGCCAGGGCTGGCTTCCTCCTCCGCCCTGCTGCCCACCAGCAGCAACTTCTTCCTGATGCAGAGAAAATCCAGGAGCCAGAGCATCAGCGCGGTGAGCAGGAAGCGGGGGAACAGGAGGATGCAGGCAGCGACCTGGGTGAGCAGCTGCAAGGTGTGAACGCCGAGGGAGTGGAGCATCTTGACGGCGGCTGGGCTCCCGCCCCCTTCGACACACGCCTGCCTGCCGGGCTCTGTGCAGCGCGGCTGAGATCCCGCGTCTCTTTAAGCCCATTTTATAGTCAGGGATTTAAATGAAAAGTGACTCCACCTCCGGCCAGAACCCGCCCCTTTGGAATTTAAACCCGGGGATTACCTACCCCTCCACTCCAATGACCTAAAATacacagggaggaggaggagagagacccgGCAGGAGCTGCAAGGGACGTGCCACGGAGCAGCCACTCTCCGGCAGCAGCCGAGAGCCAGGGCACGGCCGGGGGCTCCGGCGCAGATAGCaaacaccccaccccctctttacAAACAACCCGGCCTGGACAATGCAACAGGCGAGCTCCGTGCTCCCCCACCGCCTGCGCTCCAGGGGTGTGCGCCAGGGGGCAGCGCACGTGGGGCGGCGGCGCGAGGGCCGGCCGTAGCCGCGCGCCCCCAAGGCGCCTCCGCCCCGGGTGACGTGACCCCGCTCCCGGGGGCTAGGACCAGTTATTCCCTCCGATTGAGCGCGACTATCGCTGCGAGTGTTCCGCTCCCCAGGCCCCCGACGcgcccccctcctctgccctaaCTTCGGGGCGAACTGTCCCCGGCGCAGCGGCCGGGCCAGGGCCtggaggggctggggatgggacAGGGGTACCTCCGCCTTGGCCGCGCTGGAGGGCTGGGCTCTGGAAGGGGCCGTGCCCAGGAGGTGCGTTTGGTTAAGGGGCGCTTCGCTCTTGCTCTGCCTTTGATGAGCAAACAAACGCCCGGTCCCCTGGCAGCCCGCGGTGCGCCCTGCGCCCAGGCTGGGGAGCGACTGCAAACGGCCTCGCTGGGCTGCAGCCGCCGGGGGTCTGGcctggaggaggggcc
Proteins encoded:
- the DIO3 gene encoding thyroxine 5-deiodinase → MLHSLGVHTLQLLTQVAACILLFPRFLLTALMLWLLDFLCIRKKLLLVGSRAEEEASPGQEPPPDDPPVCVSDSNRMFTLESLKAVWHGQKLDFFKSAHVGSSAPNPEVIQLDGQKRLRILDYARGKRPLILNFGSCTUPPFMARLRSYQRLAAHFVDIADFLLVYIEEAHPSDGWVSSDAAYQIPKHQCLQDRLRAAQLMQEGAPGCPLAVDTMDNASSAAYGAFFERLYIIQEEVVMYQGGRGPEGYKISELRSWLDQYKTRLQSPSTVVIHV